One window from the genome of Salvelinus fontinalis isolate EN_2023a chromosome 3, ASM2944872v1, whole genome shotgun sequence encodes:
- the LOC129836727 gene encoding tripartite motif-containing protein 65-like isoform X2 has product MALLLEELLTDIGKCLTCSICFDIFTDPVTLTCGHSYCMKCLEDCLRGQAKTKRDCPDCRGKIRPGFKLHKNVTLCNIVNVHYEHKRFVSTEEFTNAHEMETDFKEDKAEECVASHSQQTDINRQSEVGSTIQQQQMEDPVVINDTSSEVTDDRCPDVPASHDGRVQELPISPPSNDRHRAEGFAPPPHPLPGVSFSWLTFNPALGHRRLTFIPKEHRVVTKTTSSACQNGRFDISQWMAEQEFSEGCHYWDVDTSASVGWAVGVSYPSIGRRDQLGRTANSWCLEWSRNKLCYWHNNIEEFIKHGCPSIIRLALDVTNGTLSFYSLSDSQTLLHCVEEGFTEPVRPVFWLFGLKVNNALSFPPCVS; this is encoded by the exons ATGGCGTTGCTACTTGAAGAACTTCTTACAGATATAGGAAAATGTCTCACATGTTCAATATGCTTTGACATTTTCACTGATCCAGTGACTTTAACTTGTGGCCACAGTTATTGTATGAAATGTTTAGAGGATTGTCTACGTGGACAAGCGAAGACGAAGAGGGATTGTCCCGATTGCAGAGGAAAAATTCGACCAGGTTTTAAACTGCATAAAAATGTTACACTTTGTAACATCGTGAATGTTCATTATGAACATAAACGTTTTGTATCCACTGAAGAATTTACAAATGCACATGAAATGGAAACG GACTTCAAAGAGGATAAAGCTGAAGAATGTGTGGCCTCACACTCACAACAAACTGATATCAACAGACAATCTGAGGTTGGAAGTACTATTCAACAGCAACAG ATGGAGGACCCTGTTGTTATAAATGACACAAGCTCAGAAGTGACAGATGACAGGTGTCCTGATGTCCCAGCCTCCCATGATGGTCGTGTTCAGGAGTTACCCATCTCCCCTCCCTCAAATGACAGACACAGGGCTGAAG GCTTTGCCCCTCCACCCCATCCCCTGCCTGGGGTCAGCTTCTCCTGGCTCACCTTCAACCCAGCCCTAGGCCACAGGCGCCTGACCTTCATACCCAAAGAGCACAGAGTGGTGACCAAGACGACGTCCTCCGCATGCCAAAACGGCCGCTTTGACATCAGCCAGTGGATGGCGGAGCAGGAGTTCAGTGAAGGCTGCCACTATTGGGATGTAGATACGTCAGCGAGCGTGGGCTGGGCCGTCGGGGTTTCCTACCCCAGCATCGGCCGCAGAGATCAGCTGGGTCGCACAGCCAACTCCTGGTGCCTGGAGTGGAGCAGGAACAAGCTGTGCTACTGGCACAATAACATAGAGGAGTTTATCAAACATGGCTGCCCCAGTATCATTAGACTTGCTCTGGATGTGACGAATGGGACCTTGTCATTTTATAGCCTGTCTGACAGTCAGACTCTGCTGCATTGTGTGGAGGAGGGATTCACAGAGCCAGTGAGGCCAGTGTTCTGGCTGTTTGGGCTGAAGGTAAACAATGCTTTGTCCTTTCCTCCTTGCGTGTCATAA
- the tefm gene encoding transcription elongation factor, mitochondrial, translated as MWVARRFMSLIARRGQYGLFYQPQGSLPKLEFRYLNCTCCWRSRIPVAGFETLNDTLSSSTTPCDDKSLDAYYTSEQRDVILQLLNNAAESELAAVKLLRGRKSVNIVEYRTRNGPFKNLESVINVPLLKHKSAVIVFNSILNPPEKKEKRKVKIQLAKFIRPEVERTWLEEANSIVSIVCGVNKIAWAHMDRGMNVLEWKHEDCHNFLKGTYMASAYLDDISIVVSNLPKADFFVVEKPSISLQNTALYPVMAHMRTVEAMLFALLEPRYTQPDITAPPKVLNMMRTAVGRHFGLMVGDSRTSGAQAVQRMMTESVTQKIPRVTFPHNLLVKYRNSFQMGGRSRGEELCDAILQAVAFYELLSESS; from the exons ATGTGGGTTGCAAGGCGATTTATGTCTTTAATCGCCCGGAGAG GGCAGTATGGCTTATTCTACCAACCCCAGGGCTCACTCCCCAAACTAGAATTCCGGTATCTCAACTGCACGTGCTGCTGGAGGAGTCGGATCCCAGTCGCAGGCTTTGAAACCCTTAATGACACCCTCTCTTCATCTACTACTCCTTGCGACGACAAGTCGCTGGACGCATACTACACGTCAGAGCAGCGAGATGTCATTCTGCAGCTCCTCAACAATGCGGCAGAGTCGGAGCTTGCTGCTGTCAAGCTCCTTCGTGGCCGCAAGTCTGTCAACATTGTGGAATACAGGACTAGAAATGGACCTTTTAAAAATCTCGAAAGCGTCATAAATGTGCCTCTTCTGAAACACAAAAGTGCTGTCATTGTCTTCAACTCCATCCTCAACCCTCCGGAGAAGAAGGAGAAAAGAAAAGTAAAGATCCAGCTAGCTaagttcatcagaccagaggtggAAAGGACCTGGCTAGAG GAAGCAAATTCCATAGTGTCCATTGTGTGTGGAGTGAATAAAATAGCCTGGGCGCACATGGATCGTGGCATGAACGTGTTGGAGTGGAAACATGAGGATTGCCACAACTTTCTGAAGGGAACCTACATGGCTTCTGCCTACTTGGATGAT ATTTCCATTGTGGTATCCAATCTCCCCAAGGCTGACTTCTTCGTTGTGGAAAAGCCATCAATCTCCCTTCAGAACACTGCCCTGTACCCAGTAATGGCTCACATGCGTACAGTGGAGGCTATGCTGTTTGCCCTGCTGGAGCCCCGCTACACCCAGCCTGACATCACTGCTCCACCCAAGGTGCTGAACATGATGCGCACCGCCGTCGGCCGCCATTTTGGCCTCATGGTGGGTGACTCCCGCACTAGCGGGGCCCAGGCGGTGCAACGGATGATGACGGAGTCAGTGACTCAGAAGATTCCGAGGGTGACATTCCCTCACAACCTGTTGGTGAAATACAGGAACTCCTTCCAGATGGGCGGGCGGAGTCGGGGGGAGGAGCTGTGTGACGCCATATTGCAGGCTGTGGCGTTTTACGAGCTACTCAGTGAATCGAGTTAA
- the LOC129836753 gene encoding arf-GAP with dual PH domain-containing protein 2-like yields MASPERNKKILLDMVKQPSNDHCADCGAPEPDWASYKLGVFVCVNCSGTHRDLPAISRIKSIGLDFWDDSLVEFMKTRGNAAANAFYEKCVPPFYYRPQEKDCVVLKDQWIRAKYERREFTGENNSLQQVYSSGLYERILWKKGKDNKQFLKRRFLLSETDFTLRYFTKEDSKKPKAVISMKDLNAVFQPEKIGHAHGLQISYLEEERTRNLFVYHDNSQEIVSCFNAIRATRFAYLKKVDPNSRECDLVPLITRSSIKEGYMEKTGPTQSEPFKKRWFILNLTDRKLSYFKTSLDALELGAVFIGTEVHGYSVREGQPKGNRSGRWRFGVTLETPDRQFVFLCDQEQDQREWIEAFKLVISQPMLPQHYNTEANMRRMKK; encoded by the exons ATGGCAAGTCCGGAGAGAAATAAGAAGATTCTGCTTGATATGGTGAAACAGCCCAGCAACGACCATTGTGCCGACTGTGGGGCCCCTG AGCCAGACTGGGCCTCATACAAACttggtgtgtttgtatgtgtgaacTGTTCTGGGACACATCGGGACTTGCCTGCCATCAGCCGGATAAAGTCCATAGGCTTGGATTTCTGGGATGATTCCCTAGTAGAG TTTATGAAGACAAGGGGTAACGCTGCAGCCAATGCGTTCTATGAGAAGTGTGTTCCGCCGTTCTACTACCGGCCACAGGAGAAGGACTGTGT TGTTCTTAAAGATCAGTGGATACGTGCTAAGTATGAGAGGAGAGAATTCACAGGAGAGAATAACTCCCTTCAACAAGTTTATAGTTCAG GACTTTACGAAAGAATACTATGGAAGAAAGGCAAGGACAACAAGCAGTTCCTGAAAAGGAGATTCCTGCTCTCTGAAACAGACTTCACCTTGAGATACTTCACCAAGGAGGAT TCCAAGAAGCCCAAAGCAGTCATCTCTATGAAGGACCTCAATGCCGTGTTCCAGCCGGAAAAGATAGGCCACGCCCACGGGCTGCAAATCTCCTACCTGGAGGAAGAACGGACCAGAAACTTGTTTGTTTACCATGACAACAGCCAG GAAATTGTGTCCTGTTTCAATGCGATTCGGGCCACCCGGTTTGCTTACCTCAAGAAAGTCGACCCTAATTCCAGGGAGTGTGAC CTTGTACCTTTGATAACCAGAAGTAGCATTAAAGAAGGCTACATGGAGAAAACCGGCCCAACG CAATCGGAGCCATTCAAGAAGAGATGGTTCATCTTAAACTTAACGGACAGAAAGCTGTCCTACTTCAAAACTTCACTG GATGCCTTGGAACTGGGAGCTGTCTTCATCGGCACAGAGGTCCATGGCTACTCTGTGAGAGAGGGCCAGCCTAAGGGGAACCGCAGTGGCAGGTGGAGGTTCGGGGTCACCTTGGAGACGCCAGACAGGCAGTTTGTCTTCCTGTGTGACCAGGAGCAGGACCAGAGGGAGTGGATAGAAGCCTTCAAACTAGTAATCTCCCAGCCTATGCTACCGCAGCACTACAACA CTGAGGCAAACATGAGAAGGATGAAAAAATGA
- the LOC129836727 gene encoding tripartite motif-containing protein 65-like isoform X1, with translation MALLLEELLTDIGKCLTCSICFDIFTDPVTLTCGHSYCMKCLEDCLRGQAKTKRDCPDCRGKIRPGFKLHKNVTLCNIVNVHYEHKRFVSTEEFTNAHEMETDFKEDKAEECVASHSQQTDINRQSEVGSTIQQQQMEDPVVINDTSSEVTDDRCPDVPASHDGRVQELPISPPSNDRHRAEAGFAPPPHPLPGVSFSWLTFNPALGHRRLTFIPKEHRVVTKTTSSACQNGRFDISQWMAEQEFSEGCHYWDVDTSASVGWAVGVSYPSIGRRDQLGRTANSWCLEWSRNKLCYWHNNIEEFIKHGCPSIIRLALDVTNGTLSFYSLSDSQTLLHCVEEGFTEPVRPVFWLFGLKVNNALSFPPCVS, from the exons ATGGCGTTGCTACTTGAAGAACTTCTTACAGATATAGGAAAATGTCTCACATGTTCAATATGCTTTGACATTTTCACTGATCCAGTGACTTTAACTTGTGGCCACAGTTATTGTATGAAATGTTTAGAGGATTGTCTACGTGGACAAGCGAAGACGAAGAGGGATTGTCCCGATTGCAGAGGAAAAATTCGACCAGGTTTTAAACTGCATAAAAATGTTACACTTTGTAACATCGTGAATGTTCATTATGAACATAAACGTTTTGTATCCACTGAAGAATTTACAAATGCACATGAAATGGAAACG GACTTCAAAGAGGATAAAGCTGAAGAATGTGTGGCCTCACACTCACAACAAACTGATATCAACAGACAATCTGAGGTTGGAAGTACTATTCAACAGCAACAG ATGGAGGACCCTGTTGTTATAAATGACACAAGCTCAGAAGTGACAGATGACAGGTGTCCTGATGTCCCAGCCTCCCATGATGGTCGTGTTCAGGAGTTACCCATCTCCCCTCCCTCAAATGACAGACACAGGGCTGAAG CAGGCTTTGCCCCTCCACCCCATCCCCTGCCTGGGGTCAGCTTCTCCTGGCTCACCTTCAACCCAGCCCTAGGCCACAGGCGCCTGACCTTCATACCCAAAGAGCACAGAGTGGTGACCAAGACGACGTCCTCCGCATGCCAAAACGGCCGCTTTGACATCAGCCAGTGGATGGCGGAGCAGGAGTTCAGTGAAGGCTGCCACTATTGGGATGTAGATACGTCAGCGAGCGTGGGCTGGGCCGTCGGGGTTTCCTACCCCAGCATCGGCCGCAGAGATCAGCTGGGTCGCACAGCCAACTCCTGGTGCCTGGAGTGGAGCAGGAACAAGCTGTGCTACTGGCACAATAACATAGAGGAGTTTATCAAACATGGCTGCCCCAGTATCATTAGACTTGCTCTGGATGTGACGAATGGGACCTTGTCATTTTATAGCCTGTCTGACAGTCAGACTCTGCTGCATTGTGTGGAGGAGGGATTCACAGAGCCAGTGAGGCCAGTGTTCTGGCTGTTTGGGCTGAAGGTAAACAATGCTTTGTCCTTTCCTCCTTGCGTGTCATAA